The DNA sequence TTTAACTTCTGGCCTCATTAAAATATTATTAATATTTTCTTTTGATATTGAAATTTCTATAGATTTTTTGTATTTTGTAGTCACTTTATGAGACTTAAAGAATTTTTACATTACACCTATATTTTTCCTCTCCTTGCGGTAGGGTACTACTTTTCCGGACTAATGGGAACTGGAGTGCTTTATGACATTCTTGCGGGAATTTTATTGATTGGGAGTGTTTTATCGGCGGTACATCATGCAGAAGTGGTGGCTCATAAAGTAGGAGAACCTTTCGGAACCATTATTCTGGCTCTTTGTATCACCATTATTGAAGTTGCGCTTATCATCTCGCTGATGGTGGCCGGCGGAGATCAGGCGATCACGCTGGCCAGAGATACGGTTTTTGCCGCTGTAATGCTTATTCTTAACGGAATTCTGGGAATATGTATTCTTGTAGGCGGTGTCAAATATCATGAGCAGTTTTTTGCAAGAACTTCAGCAACTACTTATCTGGTAAGTATTGTTTCAATCCTGGTACTTACTCTTGTTCTTCCTAATTTTACATCAAGTGTCAACGGACCTTTCTATAACGAAGCTCAGCTTATCTTCATATCCATTGCCTGTCTTGTCATTTACGGTATTTTCCTGATGGTACAGACCGTTCGTCACAGAAGCTATTTTATTGTTCCTGACGAGCATCCTGACGAGCATTATATTCCGTCACTGACAAAAACGCTTATTAGTTTTGGTTTTCTCGTGGTTTGCCTTGTTATTGTAGTGCTTATGGCAAAAGGATTATCGGATACAATAGAAGGAATGGTACGAAGCCTTGGCGCTCCAAAATCTTTGGTAGGGGTCATTATTGCGGCCGTTGTTCTTCTTCCCGAAGGAGTAGCGGCAATCCGTGCAGCCAGGGCTAATCAGATTCAGTCAAGCTTAAATCTGGCATTAGGTTCTGCATTGGCAAGTATCGGATTAACGATTCCTGCGGTGTCAGTTGTCTGTATTATGTATGATATTCCTTTGGTACTTGGTTTGGACAAAAAAGATATTATTCTGCTTTCCTTATCCGTATTTATAGTTATGCTTTCATTAAGTCGCGGTAAGACCAATGTTCTGTACGGAACCGTTTTACTGGTAAACCTGGCCGCATATATCTTTACGGTAATCGTTCCTTAGATAAAAAGGCCCCCATAAAATAGATTCTGAGAATCCTGTATCCCGTAACTCACTACAGCCTTCTCGCCAATTCCATCTTGAAAGCCATTAGTTTTGCTATGTTTTCAGATTTGTAAATGGCCATATCTGCGTTTTCCCCTGCGAAGTTCTCCTCAATAGTAGTACGCCAAAGCTCTAGCCATCGGTCAAAATGTTTCTGCTCCATAGCCTGTATTTCATTAATCGGGAAATGAACGCCCATTGGATTTCCTTTATAAGACATCTGCCCGAAAAGAATAGATTCCCAGAAAGAATACATTTTAGGAAGATGTTTATCCCAGTCTACCTTAGCGACATCATTAAAGAAGAATCCTATGGTTTCATCCTTAGTGACCTTTGTATAAAATGAATTGACAAGGTGTTCAATATCCTCTCTTGATTCAAGCTTTTTCATAGTTCAAATGTACTCCAAAATCAAATTAAAACTCAAATGAATCAATTGATAAAATTCATCAAAACAATATTTTATCTTTGTACCGGAAACAGTAGAAAACAGATAAGCAAATTCTAGGTTTGCTGTTGAAATTTAAACTGTGCAAAAAATAAATGCTTAAAAAATGACAGGAGGATTCAGAAAAAAGATCCGTCAGAAAAATGCGGAGAACAGTGGCTTCGGAACTAATGCCTCCGGAAGATTTATCAATAAAGATGGCCTTCCGAATGTTCAGAGAAGAGGAGTGAATGTTTTCAACAGGCTAAGCTGGTATCATACCATGCTGAATCTTTCTTCATTTCGCTTTATCTCTTATCTGGTCATAGCCTACATTCTGATCAATCTTCTTTTTGCAATGATCTATTACCTGATAGGGGTAGAACATCTTACCGGGATAGATAAAAGCGATCCGTTGAATGAATTTATCGACGTTTTTTTCTTCAGTTCCCAGACGTTTACAACAGTTGGATATGGAAGAATAGCTCCGGTGGGATTTTTGGCAAGTCTGGTGGCTACATTTGAGGCTTTTCTGGGATTGCTTACCTTTGCCATTGCAACGGGACTTTTTTACGGAAGATTTTCAAGACCGAGAGCATATCTGAGATTTTCTGATATAGCAGTTATTGCCCCTTTTCAGGGATCTTCAGCGTTAATGTTCAGGCTGGCTCCTTATAAGAATAATGCATTGACGGATGCAGACGTAATTGTATCTGTGGCCATTGAAGTGATAGAAAACGGAGTTGCAAAAAGTAATTTTTACAGGCTTACTACTCAGCTGAGTAAGATTAATACACTGGCTCTTAACTGGACTGTAGTACATAAAATAGATGAAAACTCTCCATTTTATGGTTTTTCTGAAGAAGACTTTAAAAATACCGACCTTGAACTTATTGTGCAGGTACGTGCATTTGATGAAGTATTTTCCAATACAGTAGTCCAGCGGTCGTCTTATACGACCAGAGAAATTGTGTATGGAGCTAAATTTGTCCCTATGTACTATCCTAACAAAGAAAATCTCTCAACGGTTCTGGATCTGGATAAAATAAATGAATATAAGAAAGAAAAACTTCCGGATTCAGCTGGAAATAATGAATAAATGGATTTAGATTTTTATAAAAAACAAGCAATACAGAAGCAGAAGGAGCATAAGAAATTTCTGGACGGATTGAAGAAAAAACCGCCCAAAAACCTCGATTATATTGTGCAGGAAACCCATGATGAAGTTTTTGATGAAATAGACTGTTTACAATGTGCCAATTGCTGCAAAACAACCGGTCCTTTGTATACCGAAAAGGATATTGAGCGTATTGCCAAACATCTACGGATGAAATCTGCAGATTTTGAAGCAAAGTTTTTAAGAGTAGACGAAGACAATGATAAAGTACTGCAAAATCTTCCCTGCTATTTCCTGAACAGTGACAATACCTGTTCTATCTATGAAGTAAGGCCAAAAGCCTGCCGGGAATATCCTCATACAGACCGTAAAAAGATCTACCAGATTAATAATTTGATGCTGAAAAATACAGTGATCTGCCCGGCCGCCTTTGAATTCGTAGAAAAAATGATGAAGAATATAGCGAAGTAGCTCTAAAAGATAGAAGCAGGAAGATGGGAGAGAGAAGTTATTACATTAGCGAAGTGATGGTTCAATTGTGATGAATTTCCAGCTTCAAACTTCGGTGCTCCAGTTAAATTCGTTAGAATTATTTTTTGCAAATTCCTCTTAAATAATTATAAAGTACGTTAAATAAGCTTATTACACATAATTTTATAAATGATGCTTCGTTTAAGTTAAACAATCATTTAAATATTACATTATGAAAAAGTTATTTTTAACGGCAGCGTTTACATTAGTCGGAGTAATCGCAGTATCAGCACAATCAACAACACAAAAGCCGGCCGATACTTCTACTAATAACCCAACGACAACTCAAACACAACAACCGAATACACAGACTACAAGTCCTTCGGATCCAAAGACTCAACAGGAAAAAACACCTGCTACTACAACGGAAACTGCTCCTGCAACTGACCCAACCGTAAGTACAACACCTACAGATGCTACTAAACCTGCGGATGCACCAAAAGAAGAAAAGAAAGACAAAAAGAAAAAAAAGTAAAATCGCTTTAGCAAACACTAGTCGGAATCCTGAAATCTTGTATTTCAGGATTTTTTTTGTTCAATTTCCTCTACTTTGAACCGGACAATCTTATTGACTAAGTCCAGCGGGAGATCACCAGAAATCGGAAACTGCACAGCTCCTTTGGAAAACGTATATTTTCTTTCCTTAAAATCTGTTTCAAAATTACGGATTCCTTCAGCTCCGGGATAAAAGCCAATGTGTTTTTTATACGCGGCAAAATAAACCAAAGGTTTTCCTTTGTACCTGAAAGCCGGCATCTGATATCCAATATATTCTTCCAGATCAGGAACCTGTGAATGGATGGCTTGTCTCAGTTCAAGCAGCTTTTCCTGTACTTCTATCGGGAACAGAAGAATATATTCATCAATATTTTTAAAAGTGTTTTTCATACTATAAAAATAAAAAAAGCGCTGCATATAGCAGCGCTTTCTCCTTTCACTTTTTACTTTTTTCCCATTATCCCGGGAACAGGCTATATCAAAAAAGGTCGGGAATTTTTCCCAACCTTTATTTTTTCTGTTACACAACTCCTTGAGCTAGCATTGCTTCTGCTACTTTTACGAAGCCGGCAATATTTGCACCTTTTACGTAGTTTACATAACCGTCTTCGTCTTTTCCGTAGTCTCTACAAGCTTTGTGAATACCAATCATGATTTCCTTTAATCTTGCATCAACTTCTTCAGAAGTCCAGTTAAGACGGATAGAGTTCTGAGTCATCTCTAATCCTGATGTAGCAACACCTCCAGCGTTGGAAGCTTTACCAGGAGAGAATAATACTTTATTATCTAAGAAATAGTTGATTGCATCTAGTGTAGAAGGCATGTTAGCCGCTTCAGTTACACAAACACATCCGTTTTCAACTAATTTTCTTGCATCATCTAAATCTAATTCATTTTGAGTTGCAGAAGGGAACGCAACGTCACACTTCACATCCCAAGGACGTTTTCCAGCGTGGAATTCAGCAGAAGGATATTTTTTAGCATAATCTTCAGCTCTGTTATTTCCTGAAGATCTAAGCTCTAATAAATAATCGATCTTTTCTCCGCTGATACCATCTTTATCATAGATGTATCCATCTGGTCCAGAGATTGTTACTACTTTAGCACCTAGTTCAGTTGCTTTTTTGATAACTCCCCATGCTACGTTTCCGAAACCTGATACAGTTACTGTTTTACCTTCGAAGTTTTGTCCGATAGTCTTAAGCATCTGCTCAGCAAAATATACTACACCGTATCCTGTAGCTTCAGGACGGATTAATGAACCTCCGTAAGCAAGACCTTTTCCAGTAAGAACTCCGGTAAACTCGTTTCTGATTTTCTTGTACTGTCCGAATAAATACCCGATTTCTCTTGCTCCAACACCGATATCTCCTGCAGGTACGTCTGTTTCAGGACCGATGTGCTTGCATAATTCTGTCATGAAAGCCTGGCAGAAACGCATTACTTCCATGTCAGATTTACCTTGTGGGTCGAAATCTGAACCTCCTTTACCACCTCCCATTGGAAGAGTTGTCAAAGAGTTTTTGAATACTTGTTCAAAAGCTAAGAACTTAAGAACTGATAAGTTTACAGTAGGGTGGAAACGGATTCCTCCTTTGTATGGCCCAATTGCAGAGTTCATTTGAATTCTGAAACCTCTGTTAACCTGAATTTCTCCTTTGTCATCAACCCATGGAACTCTGAAAATAATAATTCTTTCAGCTTCAGCCATTCTTTCAAGCAGCTTCATTCCGGTGTATTCTTTTTTAGTAGCAATGAATGGAATTACAGTTACGGCAACTTCTTTTACAGCCTGTAAGAACTCCGGTTCGTTAGGATTTTTTGCTTCAATTTTTGCAATAAACTCTTGGATTTTCTGGTCAATATTATATTGTTCCATATATTAAGGTTGAATATTATTGTCAACAAATTTAATTTTTTTTTCAAGATTCACAACACTGTATTTCAACATTGTTAAAAATTAAATAATAATGTTTCGTAATATTATTAAATTAATAATTTGCGATCAAATTTTATTAAAAATGAAATGTTATGTGTGAAATAATGCAATATTAAGAAATCATTAAATCTTAAATTGCGATGAATTGCCTCCCGGAAAATGATTTTACTTTCCCTAAAAGTTCCAATTCCAAAATTATTGGTAAGATTTTGTGAGTAGGAAGCTCAATTTTCTGGGACAGATCATCCAAAGAAATCTGAGGCTGGTCTTTAATGGATTTATATATTAAATATTGATTATCAGAAAGTTGTATTGTGGTCTCACTATAAGGAAATAACTCTTCAATTTTTTCTTTAGGAGCATTAAATCCCAGCATACCGATAAGATCTTTTATGGTAGAAATAGCTGTTGCTTTATTATGGAAAATCAGTTGATTACATCCCTGGCTGCAGAGATCTGTAATTTTTCCGGGAAGAGCGAAAACATCCCGGTTATAATCATTGGCAAAAGCGGCCGTGCTTACAGATCCTCCTCCAAAACCGGTTTCCACCACAATGGTTGCCGGAGATATCCCTGCTACAATTCTATTTCTCTGGATGAAGTTTTCACGGTCTGGTTTTTTAGAAGAACTGAACTCCGTGATTAATGCTCCTCCTTCCTGAAGAATTTTCTCGGAAAGTTTCCTGTTTTTTGCCGGATATAAATATTGAAAGCCATGTGCAAGAACTCCTATTGTAGGTTTCTGATGAGAGATAGACTGCTCATGAACCTCTTTGTCAACTCCCAGAGCAAGTCCGCTTACTGATAAATAAGTAGAAGACTGAGAGGCTTCAAAGAAGTCTTCAATAAACTGTCGGCCATACGATGTCATATTTCTGGTTCCGACAATGCTTACTTTGGAAACTGAATCATCAATGTTTCCTTTTTGATAAAGAATAGCAGGAGCATCATTACATTCATTGAGGAGAAAAGGTGTCTCACCAAGATGTTTCAGCCTGATCTGAATATTATTCTTTTCGCAAAAATTTAATTCTTCTTCTGCGAATTCCAAATGATTGTCATTCCCAATGTCTGAAACTGTTTTTTGTCCTATGCCTTCCAGCTTTTTATATTCTTTCTTTGCCCTTTTCCATGCTTCCTGGGCACTTCCAAAAGTACGGACAAGTTTATGAAAATGAATGTCGCCTATCTGGCTGCACTCGCGGAGGGCGATTGCATATAAGTATTCTTCGGAAATCATGTGTGTTTTTTTCAAATGTAGTGAATTAAGTGTTATCTTTTCCTTAATTCATCCAAATGATCCCAGATATCATCTCTTTTTTTATAAGGGAGCTCCATGAAATCTTCAGGATGGTTTTCCTTGTATTCCTGCCACAGTTTATCATCCTTTTCACTATAATAATTAGGGAATTCCCAAATGAACTTTTTCTTCTTTTCTCCAACATTTTTGAAGGCAAATGCAATTATACTTCCGACTACGGCTCCTGAAAGATGGGCCTGCCATGAAATTTTACTCGGCTCCTGCATGTTATAAAACAGCTCTTCCGGCAGCATTCCCCAGACTAAGCTTCCATAATACAGGACAACAAGCATTGAAATGGTCAGGAGCTTTGTATTCCATTTAAATACACCGCTGAAGAAAAGGAAGAAGGCCAGGACATACACCACACCACTGGCTCCGATTGTACATGTGTACATATATTCGCCGGAGAGAATGTCAATAGGAGGGAGAAGCCACACTAAAAGCCCTGTTGCCAGCCAGCCAATAATAAAAACTTTGTTCGCAACCACAGGATAAAACTGATAAAGCAAAAACATAAGTGCAGCTATTGGAATAGAGTTTCCTATAATATGATCAATATTTCCATGCAAAAGAGGAGATGTGACTATGCCGAGCAGCCCTTCAGGCAAAAGTGGAATGATCGCTCCAAAGCAGCTTTGAAAAAAGCCCTGCATTTGTAAGAAATACCCGAACCACATCGCAGAAAGCATCAGCAAAGGGTATATAATCGCTCTTTTGGAAATTGCATTTTTAAACATGAGGATTTTACGTCAAATCAAAAGCCAATGATAAATTTCGGAAAATTTGTCGATGAATCAATTTCTACTTATCTGATTTTAAGACAAAAGGTATCAAATTTATTTTTAAACTTATTATTTGGCATTGATTTTATTGAGATATCTTATTGTTAAGGAATTAAACTTTATGAATTAGCATTCTTTAAGCTGAATTTATCTTTAAAAAAAATTATATTAATACTTTTGCAGTGAAAATTATTTGAGTAATGAAGAAGTTTTTATTGATTCTTTCCTTTTTTATGGGGATTTATGCAAGTGCACAAGAAGAATTGAAGAAAGATTCTGTTGTGGTAGACACAGTAAAATACTGGTCAGTGATAGGAAAAAACACATTAATGATCAATCAGGCTGCCTTTTCAAACTGGGTAGGAGGTGGAGCCAACAACGTAGGATGGCTTGCAGGGATCAATTACAATCTCACGTATGAAAAAGACAATGACCTATGGGAGAATATCATTATCCTAGGGTATGGACAAAATGATACTAAAGGATTAGGAATAAGAAAAACGCAGGACGTTATCAATGTTTCTACCAATTATGGGCGAAAATTCTCAAAAAGCTGGTATTTTTCTATGGGTGCGGGATTACAATCACAGTTTGCGGCAGGATATGAAGACGGGAATAATCCTGAAGCCAAAAAGATCTCAAATTTTATGGCCCCAGGTTACCTGAACGTCGGGATGGGTATCACCTATAGACCGAATGAAGATCTGACGGTAACTTTGCGTCCTACCAACGCCAGGTGGACCTTTGTATTGGATAAAGACCTTCAGACAGCAGGAAGTTATGGTTTGAAAAGTGATGGTGATTCTTCTTTATTGCAGTTCGGTTTCCTGGGAACGGCAATTTATAAATTGAAAATAATGGAAGATATCTATCTGACGAATACGGCTTCGGTTTTCTCGAATTACCTTGACCGTCCGGACAGATTGGTTCTTGCTTACGGAGCTTTATTAAATCTTAAAGTCAACAAATATATTTCATCCAATGTGACCGTTGATTTGCTGTATGATCACAACCAGATCGAAAAAACACAGCTGAAACAAACCCTTGGAATCGGATTCGCTTATACCATTGATAATGGCGTGAAACGCTCTGACCGTAAGGACAGCCAATGGTGGATTAAAAAGTAATATAAGAAATCAATTTAATAGAAAAACACTTCAGAAATGAGGTGTTTTTTGCTTTTAAAATACTGTAGTTTTAAGTTGACTTAAGTTTGCGGTATAATATGAGGTGGTTTAAATGGTTTGTTTTCATTGTGTTATAAGCGGAAAATCAACTATGTTAAATTCATTTTAAAGTGAATTTTCTTCCGACGTAGATTATTATTTATACATTTGTAATAAATCATTATTATGAAAAAACTTTTATTGATCAGTTCCATTTCTTTTGGAGCGATAGCTTTGGCGCAGGAAACCAAAACAGATGCTCCGGCAGCAGATACCGTTAAAGCCTGGTCTATTCAGGGACAAAATACATTAATGCTTAATCAGGCTGCCTTTTCAAACTGGGTAGGAGGTGGAGCCAACAACGTAGGATGGCTTGCCGGTGTCAATTATAACTTGACGTATGAGAAAGGGAAAGATCTTTGGGAAAACATCATTATTCTGGGCTATGGGCAGAATAATACCCAGGGAACAGGAGTGAGAAAAACTCAGGATGTTATCAACCTTTCTACAAACTATGGTAGAAAATTTGCCGAAAGCTGGTATTTCTCGGCAGGAGCCGGGCTTCAGACTCAGTTTGCTCCGGGATATGAAGACGGGAACAATCCTGATGCTAAAAAGATCTCCAATTTCATGGCTCCGGGATACCTGAATGTGGGGGCAGGGGTTACCTACCGTCCTAATGATAATCTGACCGTAACATTACGTCCTGCTAACGCGAGATGGACTTTTGTTTTAGATAAGGATCTCCAGACTGCCGGGACGTACGGCCTTAAAAATGATGGTGATTCATCCCTTTTCCAGTTCGGTTTCCTTGGAACAGCCATTTATAAGATCAAAATCATGGAGAATATTAATCTGACGAATACAGCGTCTGTATTTTCAAATTACCTGGATCATCCTGATAGATTGGTATTGGCTTACGGAGCGGTCTTAAATATGAAGATCAATAAATATATTTCGTCCAATATTACCCTAGATCTTTTGTATGACCACAATCAGATCTGGAAAACACAGCTGAAGCAGACGTTGGGTGTAGGACTGGCTTATAATTTTGATAGCGGTAAGAAACGTTCGGATAAT is a window from the Chryseobacterium indologenes genome containing:
- a CDS encoding calcium:proton antiporter; amino-acid sequence: MRLKEFLHYTYIFPLLAVGYYFSGLMGTGVLYDILAGILLIGSVLSAVHHAEVVAHKVGEPFGTIILALCITIIEVALIISLMVAGGDQAITLARDTVFAAVMLILNGILGICILVGGVKYHEQFFARTSATTYLVSIVSILVLTLVLPNFTSSVNGPFYNEAQLIFISIACLVIYGIFLMVQTVRHRSYFIVPDEHPDEHYIPSLTKTLISFGFLVVCLVIVVLMAKGLSDTIEGMVRSLGAPKSLVGVIIAAVVLLPEGVAAIRAARANQIQSSLNLALGSALASIGLTIPAVSVVCIMYDIPLVLGLDKKDIILLSLSVFIVMLSLSRGKTNVLYGTVLLVNLAAYIFTVIVP
- a CDS encoding group III truncated hemoglobin, giving the protein MKKLESREDIEHLVNSFYTKVTKDETIGFFFNDVAKVDWDKHLPKMYSFWESILFGQMSYKGNPMGVHFPINEIQAMEQKHFDRWLELWRTTIEENFAGENADMAIYKSENIAKLMAFKMELARRL
- a CDS encoding ion channel yields the protein MTGGFRKKIRQKNAENSGFGTNASGRFINKDGLPNVQRRGVNVFNRLSWYHTMLNLSSFRFISYLVIAYILINLLFAMIYYLIGVEHLTGIDKSDPLNEFIDVFFFSSQTFTTVGYGRIAPVGFLASLVATFEAFLGLLTFAIATGLFYGRFSRPRAYLRFSDIAVIAPFQGSSALMFRLAPYKNNALTDADVIVSVAIEVIENGVAKSNFYRLTTQLSKINTLALNWTVVHKIDENSPFYGFSEEDFKNTDLELIVQVRAFDEVFSNTVVQRSSYTTREIVYGAKFVPMYYPNKENLSTVLDLDKINEYKKEKLPDSAGNNE
- a CDS encoding YkgJ family cysteine cluster protein; the protein is MDLDFYKKQAIQKQKEHKKFLDGLKKKPPKNLDYIVQETHDEVFDEIDCLQCANCCKTTGPLYTEKDIERIAKHLRMKSADFEAKFLRVDEDNDKVLQNLPCYFLNSDNTCSIYEVRPKACREYPHTDRKKIYQINNLMLKNTVICPAAFEFVEKMMKNIAK
- a CDS encoding iron chaperone — protein: MKNTFKNIDEYILLFPIEVQEKLLELRQAIHSQVPDLEEYIGYQMPAFRYKGKPLVYFAAYKKHIGFYPGAEGIRNFETDFKERKYTFSKGAVQFPISGDLPLDLVNKIVRFKVEEIEQKKS
- the gdhA gene encoding NADP-specific glutamate dehydrogenase; this translates as MEQYNIDQKIQEFIAKIEAKNPNEPEFLQAVKEVAVTVIPFIATKKEYTGMKLLERMAEAERIIIFRVPWVDDKGEIQVNRGFRIQMNSAIGPYKGGIRFHPTVNLSVLKFLAFEQVFKNSLTTLPMGGGKGGSDFDPQGKSDMEVMRFCQAFMTELCKHIGPETDVPAGDIGVGAREIGYLFGQYKKIRNEFTGVLTGKGLAYGGSLIRPEATGYGVVYFAEQMLKTIGQNFEGKTVTVSGFGNVAWGVIKKATELGAKVVTISGPDGYIYDKDGISGEKIDYLLELRSSGNNRAEDYAKKYPSAEFHAGKRPWDVKCDVAFPSATQNELDLDDARKLVENGCVCVTEAANMPSTLDAINYFLDNKVLFSPGKASNAGGVATSGLEMTQNSIRLNWTSEEVDARLKEIMIGIHKACRDYGKDEDGYVNYVKGANIAGFVKVAEAMLAQGVV
- the dprA gene encoding DNA-processing protein DprA, with protein sequence MISEEYLYAIALRECSQIGDIHFHKLVRTFGSAQEAWKRAKKEYKKLEGIGQKTVSDIGNDNHLEFAEEELNFCEKNNIQIRLKHLGETPFLLNECNDAPAILYQKGNIDDSVSKVSIVGTRNMTSYGRQFIEDFFEASQSSTYLSVSGLALGVDKEVHEQSISHQKPTIGVLAHGFQYLYPAKNRKLSEKILQEGGALITEFSSSKKPDRENFIQRNRIVAGISPATIVVETGFGGGSVSTAAFANDYNRDVFALPGKITDLCSQGCNQLIFHNKATAISTIKDLIGMLGFNAPKEKIEELFPYSETTIQLSDNQYLIYKSIKDQPQISLDDLSQKIELPTHKILPIILELELLGKVKSFSGRQFIAI
- a CDS encoding rhomboid family intramembrane serine protease, whose product is MFKNAISKRAIIYPLLMLSAMWFGYFLQMQGFFQSCFGAIIPLLPEGLLGIVTSPLLHGNIDHIIGNSIPIAALMFLLYQFYPVVANKVFIIGWLATGLLVWLLPPIDILSGEYMYTCTIGASGVVYVLAFFLFFSGVFKWNTKLLTISMLVVLYYGSLVWGMLPEELFYNMQEPSKISWQAHLSGAVVGSIIAFAFKNVGEKKKKFIWEFPNYYSEKDDKLWQEYKENHPEDFMELPYKKRDDIWDHLDELRKR
- a CDS encoding DUF3078 domain-containing protein, with the translated sequence MKKFLLILSFFMGIYASAQEELKKDSVVVDTVKYWSVIGKNTLMINQAAFSNWVGGGANNVGWLAGINYNLTYEKDNDLWENIIILGYGQNDTKGLGIRKTQDVINVSTNYGRKFSKSWYFSMGAGLQSQFAAGYEDGNNPEAKKISNFMAPGYLNVGMGITYRPNEDLTVTLRPTNARWTFVLDKDLQTAGSYGLKSDGDSSLLQFGFLGTAIYKLKIMEDIYLTNTASVFSNYLDRPDRLVLAYGALLNLKVNKYISSNVTVDLLYDHNQIEKTQLKQTLGIGFAYTIDNGVKRSDRKDSQWWIKK
- a CDS encoding DUF3078 domain-containing protein, whose protein sequence is MKKLLLISSISFGAIALAQETKTDAPAADTVKAWSIQGQNTLMLNQAAFSNWVGGGANNVGWLAGVNYNLTYEKGKDLWENIIILGYGQNNTQGTGVRKTQDVINLSTNYGRKFAESWYFSAGAGLQTQFAPGYEDGNNPDAKKISNFMAPGYLNVGAGVTYRPNDNLTVTLRPANARWTFVLDKDLQTAGTYGLKNDGDSSLFQFGFLGTAIYKIKIMENINLTNTASVFSNYLDHPDRLVLAYGAVLNMKINKYISSNITLDLLYDHNQIWKTQLKQTLGVGLAYNFDSGKKRSDNKDNQGWLKK